The Tardiphaga alba genome includes a window with the following:
- a CDS encoding alpha-2-macroglobulin family protein: MKAFVRAASFCVALAMGLASSQAADKAFRRDELADRAIKLESQIKSEAGPVAKSAVTLRTDADAAFRRSDMRAGLQILGQIVAIAPEDGANWLRLAKTVSQIRPATSSETTFLRERAATAAYIAYQRAGNAGEEAEALAVLGRAMAERKLWRPALDAFRLSLDLREVADTREQYEKMRGEHGFRLLDYSVDSDSASPRACFQFSEDLAKRVDFGPFLALAGSDKPALTSEDKQLCVEGLKHGERYNINLRAGLPSTVKESLPKSAEFNIYVRDRKPFVRFTGRAYVLPRTGQKGIPLVSVNTQAVNINVFRIGDRNLINTVIGSDFQTALSKYQLEALGDERGQKVWTGELTTDTKLNEDVITAFPVDQAIGELQPGVYVMTAAAKGPGSAGNDDEGGSLATQWFIVSDLGLTAFSGNDGIHVFVNSLASTEPTTKAEVRLIARNNEILATRQTDDAGHVLFEAGLGKGEGGLSPAMLTVTAAKADYAFLSLKSNAFDLSDRGVSGRPVPAGADAFVYAERGVYRSGETVYLTALLRDGQGNAVSSGPMTLVVERPDGVEFRRTVLQDQGAGGRSLTLPLNSAVPTGTWRVRAFTDPKAPSIGETTFMVEDYVADRIEFDINSKDKLIKADLPVELKVDGRFLYGAPASGLQLEGDLLVAPAAARPGYPGYQFGVADEESASNERKPIEDLPEADANGSATFPVSLAKPPSSTRPQEAQIFIRMTESGGRAVERKLVLPIAPAAPMIGVKPLFQDKSVAEGDNAAFDVVVVSPEGTSLARNGLRYELLKIESRYQWYRQNSSWDYEPVKSTKRVADGDLTIAADKPARISLQPQPGRYRLDVKSNDTDGPITSVQFDVGWYSDGNADTPDLLETSIDKPEYASGDTMTVSVNARTAGRLTVNVIGDRLLTTTSVSVKEGASKVTLPVGKDWGTGAYVVATLRRPLDSAGQRMPGRAIGLKWFGIDKKARTLDVALTPPALVRPSTTMKLPVKLGGLNPGEDAKIVVAAVDVGILNLTNYKPPAPDDYYLGQRRMTSEIRDLYGQLIDGMQGTRGQLRTGGDSAGAELQGSAPTQKPLALYSGIVTVKSDGTAEIEFEIPEFAGTARVMAVAWTATKLGRANVDVIVRDPVVLTATLPRFLLSGDRGTMNFDLDNVEGAAGDYTISVKTSGPVKLTGNPSTTVKLAAKQRTSMALAIDAAGAGRAQFDVDIKGPNGLTLARHYELDVKAATQILARRSIRTLAKGESLTLTSDMFADLVPGTGGVSLSASLSTALDAASILKALDRYPYGCSEQITSRALPLLYVNDLAAGAHLAMDTSVDQRIKDSIDRLLARQGSNGSFGLWSSGGDDPWLDAYVTDFLTRAREKGFVVPDVLFRAALDRVRNSVVNAAEPEKDGGRELAYGLYVLAKNGTAPIGDLRYLADTKLGNLATPIAKSQLAAALALVGDRARAERVYGAAVESLQPKPVIEFGRTDFGSALRDAAALVSLASEGSAPRATLTQAVQRVEAARGLTPYTSTQENAWLVLASRALAKEANTLSLDVNGAAVKSALYRSYKAAELTGVPIKITNRGDTPIQAVVSVTGAPVTPEPAASNGFKIERNYFTLDGKPADIAKAKQNDRFAVVLKITEAKPEYGHVMVADYLPAGFEIDNPHLVSSGDSGKLDWIEDGQEPVNTEFRDDRFTAAIDRKANDKAVFTVAYIVRAVSPGKYVLPQAYVEDMYNPSRYGRTGTGSVEVAKAK, from the coding sequence ATGAAGGCTTTTGTTCGCGCCGCCAGTTTCTGCGTCGCCTTGGCAATGGGACTGGCGTCCAGCCAGGCCGCGGACAAGGCTTTCCGCCGCGATGAGCTGGCCGATCGCGCGATCAAGCTGGAGTCGCAGATCAAGAGCGAAGCGGGGCCCGTTGCCAAATCGGCGGTGACCTTGCGCACCGATGCCGATGCCGCATTCCGCCGCTCGGACATGCGCGCCGGGTTGCAGATCCTCGGACAGATCGTGGCGATTGCGCCGGAAGATGGCGCCAATTGGCTACGCCTCGCCAAGACTGTTTCGCAGATCCGCCCGGCAACATCTTCGGAAACCACCTTCCTGCGTGAGCGGGCCGCGACCGCTGCCTATATTGCCTATCAACGTGCCGGCAATGCTGGCGAGGAGGCCGAGGCACTGGCCGTGCTTGGCCGCGCCATGGCCGAACGGAAACTCTGGCGTCCCGCGCTGGATGCTTTCAGGCTGTCACTGGATCTGCGCGAGGTCGCGGATACACGCGAGCAATACGAGAAAATGCGCGGTGAGCACGGTTTCCGGTTGCTCGACTACAGCGTGGACTCCGATTCGGCGTCGCCGCGCGCCTGCTTCCAGTTTTCTGAGGATCTGGCGAAACGCGTCGATTTCGGACCGTTCCTGGCGCTTGCGGGCAGCGACAAGCCGGCACTGACGTCCGAGGACAAGCAGCTCTGCGTCGAGGGTCTCAAGCACGGCGAGCGCTACAACATCAATCTGCGTGCGGGCCTGCCATCCACCGTGAAGGAAAGCCTGCCGAAATCGGCTGAATTCAACATCTACGTACGCGACCGCAAGCCCTTCGTACGCTTTACCGGCCGTGCCTATGTTCTGCCGCGTACCGGCCAGAAGGGCATCCCGCTGGTGTCGGTCAACACACAGGCAGTCAATATCAATGTGTTCCGGATCGGCGACCGCAACCTGATCAACACCGTGATCGGCAGCGATTTCCAGACTGCGCTCAGCAAGTACCAGCTCGAAGCGCTTGGCGATGAGCGCGGCCAGAAGGTCTGGACCGGCGAACTCACTACAGACACCAAGCTCAACGAAGACGTTATCACCGCGTTTCCGGTGGATCAGGCGATCGGCGAGTTGCAGCCCGGCGTCTATGTGATGACCGCAGCGGCCAAAGGCCCGGGGTCGGCCGGCAACGACGACGAGGGAGGCTCGTTGGCCACCCAGTGGTTCATCGTCTCCGATCTCGGTTTGACCGCGTTCTCCGGCAATGACGGCATCCACGTCTTCGTCAACTCGCTGGCCTCGACCGAGCCGACGACGAAAGCCGAAGTGCGCCTGATCGCGCGCAACAACGAGATCCTGGCAACGCGCCAGACCGACGACGCCGGCCATGTCCTTTTCGAAGCCGGCCTCGGCAAGGGCGAGGGCGGGTTGTCGCCGGCGATGCTGACCGTGACGGCAGCCAAGGCCGACTATGCCTTCCTGAGTCTCAAGTCGAATGCCTTCGACCTGTCCGACCGCGGTGTATCCGGCCGTCCGGTTCCGGCCGGTGCGGACGCCTTCGTCTATGCCGAGCGTGGCGTCTATCGCTCCGGTGAAACCGTCTACCTCACCGCGCTGCTGCGGGACGGGCAGGGCAATGCCGTGAGCTCCGGTCCGATGACGCTTGTCGTTGAACGTCCAGACGGCGTCGAGTTCCGCCGGACCGTCCTGCAGGATCAGGGGGCAGGCGGTCGCAGCCTCACGCTCCCGCTGAATTCTGCCGTGCCGACCGGCACCTGGCGCGTCCGCGCCTTCACCGATCCGAAGGCGCCATCGATCGGTGAAACCACGTTCATGGTCGAGGATTACGTCGCCGACCGGATCGAATTTGATATAAATTCCAAGGACAAACTGATCAAAGCTGATCTTCCTGTAGAACTTAAGGTTGATGGCAGGTTCCTCTATGGTGCGCCGGCTTCGGGCCTCCAGCTCGAAGGCGATCTGCTGGTTGCGCCGGCCGCCGCGCGCCCGGGTTATCCCGGCTATCAGTTCGGTGTCGCGGACGAAGAAAGCGCCAGCAACGAACGCAAGCCGATCGAGGACCTGCCCGAAGCCGACGCCAACGGGTCCGCGACCTTCCCGGTCAGCCTGGCGAAGCCGCCATCCTCGACCCGGCCGCAGGAGGCGCAGATTTTCATTCGCATGACGGAGTCCGGAGGGCGGGCCGTCGAGCGCAAGCTGGTGCTGCCGATTGCCCCCGCAGCTCCCATGATCGGCGTGAAGCCGCTGTTCCAGGACAAGAGCGTTGCCGAGGGCGACAATGCGGCCTTCGACGTCGTGGTCGTATCGCCCGAGGGCACCTCGCTCGCCCGCAACGGTCTGCGCTACGAACTCCTCAAGATCGAGTCGCGCTACCAGTGGTACCGGCAGAATTCGTCCTGGGACTATGAGCCCGTAAAGTCCACCAAGCGCGTGGCCGACGGCGACCTGACGATTGCCGCGGACAAGCCGGCCCGGATCAGCCTGCAGCCGCAGCCGGGCCGGTATCGCCTTGATGTGAAGTCCAACGACACGGATGGCCCGATCACATCGGTGCAGTTCGATGTGGGCTGGTATTCGGACGGCAACGCCGATACGCCGGACCTGCTGGAGACCTCCATCGACAAGCCGGAATATGCCTCCGGTGACACCATGACGGTGTCGGTGAATGCACGTACGGCCGGCCGTCTGACGGTCAATGTCATCGGCGACCGACTGCTCACGACCACCAGCGTTTCGGTCAAGGAAGGCGCCTCGAAAGTCACCCTTCCAGTCGGCAAGGACTGGGGCACTGGCGCATATGTCGTGGCGACGTTGCGGCGGCCGCTGGACAGTGCGGGACAACGGATGCCTGGGCGCGCCATCGGCCTGAAATGGTTCGGGATCGACAAGAAGGCGCGCACCCTCGACGTCGCATTGACGCCGCCGGCGCTGGTGCGCCCCAGCACGACCATGAAGCTGCCCGTCAAGCTCGGTGGCCTCAATCCGGGTGAAGACGCCAAGATCGTGGTCGCAGCCGTCGATGTCGGCATCCTCAACCTGACCAACTACAAGCCGCCGGCCCCGGATGACTACTATCTCGGCCAGCGCCGCATGACGTCCGAAATCCGCGATCTCTACGGGCAACTGATCGACGGCATGCAGGGCACCCGTGGCCAGCTGCGCACAGGCGGCGACAGTGCCGGCGCCGAATTGCAGGGCTCCGCGCCGACCCAGAAACCGCTGGCGCTCTATTCAGGCATCGTCACGGTGAAATCCGACGGCACGGCGGAGATCGAATTCGAGATCCCCGAATTTGCCGGCACGGCACGCGTGATGGCCGTGGCCTGGACCGCCACCAAGCTCGGTCGCGCCAATGTCGATGTCATCGTTCGCGATCCCGTGGTGCTGACGGCAACGTTGCCGCGGTTCCTGCTGTCGGGTGATCGCGGCACCATGAATTTCGACCTCGACAATGTCGAAGGCGCAGCCGGCGATTACACGATCAGCGTAAAAACCTCGGGTCCGGTGAAACTCACCGGCAATCCGTCGACCACGGTCAAACTGGCTGCCAAGCAGCGAACCTCCATGGCGCTCGCCATCGATGCGGCCGGTGCAGGCCGAGCGCAGTTCGATGTCGATATCAAGGGTCCGAACGGGCTGACGCTGGCGCGGCATTATGAGCTCGACGTCAAGGCGGCCACGCAGATCCTGGCCCGGCGCTCGATCCGTACTTTGGCGAAAGGCGAGAGCCTGACGCTGACATCGGACATGTTCGCCGATCTCGTACCAGGCACCGGCGGTGTGTCGCTGTCAGCCAGCCTCTCCACGGCTCTGGACGCTGCCAGTATCCTGAAGGCGCTGGATCGTTACCCCTATGGCTGCTCGGAGCAGATCACCAGCCGAGCGCTGCCGCTGCTCTATGTCAACGATCTCGCTGCAGGCGCCCATCTGGCGATGGACACGTCCGTCGATCAGCGCATCAAGGACTCCATCGACCGGCTACTGGCGCGGCAAGGCTCGAACGGCTCGTTCGGCCTGTGGTCGTCGGGCGGCGACGACCCGTGGCTCGATGCTTACGTGACGGACTTCCTGACCCGCGCCCGCGAGAAGGGTTTTGTGGTGCCGGACGTTCTGTTCCGTGCAGCGCTCGACCGTGTCCGCAACTCCGTCGTGAATGCGGCGGAGCCTGAAAAGGACGGCGGCCGTGAACTGGCATATGGCCTCTATGTGCTGGCCAAGAACGGCACCGCACCGATCGGCGATTTGCGCTATCTCGCAGATACCAAGCTCGGCAATCTGGCGACCCCGATCGCCAAATCGCAGCTTGCTGCCGCGCTGGCGCTGGTTGGCGATCGCGCACGTGCCGAACGCGTCTATGGCGCCGCCGTCGAAAGCCTGCAGCCGAAGCCCGTCATCGAGTTCGGCCGGACCGATTTCGGCTCGGCCCTGCGCGATGCGGCGGCGCTGGTCTCGCTGGCCAGCGAAGGCAGCGCGCCACGGGCAACGCTAACCCAGGCCGTCCAGCGCGTCGAAGCAGCGCGCGGGCTGACGCCATACACCTCCACGCAGGAAAACGCGTGGCTGGTGCTGGCATCGCGCGCACTGGCCAAGGAGGCCAATACGCTGTCGCTGGACGTCAACGGCGCGGCGGTGAAGTCGGCACTCTATCGCAGCTACAAGGCAGCTGAACTGACGGGCGTTCCGATCAAGATCACCAATCGCGGCGATACACCGATACAGGCTGTGGTCTCGGTCACGGGCGCGCCGGTGACGCCAGAGCCGGCTGCGTCCAATGGCTTCAAGATCGAGCGCAATTACTTCACGCTCGACGGCAAACCGGCCGATATTGCCAAGGCGAAGCAGAACGACCGCTTCGCTGTAGTGCTGAAGATCACCGAAGCCAAGCCGGAATACGGGCACGTCATGGTGGCCGATTATCTCCCGGCCGGCTTCGAAATCGACAATCCGCATCTGGTGTCGTCAGGCGACAGCGGCAAGCTGGATTGGATTGAGGACGGTCAGGAGCCGGTGAACACCGAATTCCGCGACGACCGCTTCACGGCAGCCATCGATCGGAAGGCGAATGACAAGGCTGTGTTCACGGTCGCCTATATCGTTCGCGCTGTGTCGCCCGGCAAATACGTGCTCCCGCAGGCCTATGTGGAGGACATGTACAATCCATCGCGATATGGCCGGACGGGAACGGGCAGTGTCGAGGTCGCGAAAGCGAAATGA
- a CDS encoding ArnT family glycosyltransferase, producing the protein MAETEYTPRFGAPREPKPRVDPGNTLARVLDFVTLSHGRAVAFLAVVSFLFFLSGFFTIPPIDRDEARFAQATKQMVESGDFVDIRFQDEVRYKKPVGIYWMQAAVVEVADRLGVPNAEIRIWLYRVPSLLGAIGAVLLTYWTALAFVTRRGAVLAGLIMCSSVLLNVEARMAKTDAMLLLTVMAVMGAMARVYLAWQRGEENKQGGWLEPFVFWTGMAVSILIKGPLILMFVGFTILVLGIMDRSVGWLGRLKPLAGIPWTLLLVLPWFVAIYLKAGQSFFQDSIGGDMLSKLQAQESHGAPPGTYFLLFWVTFWPGAPLAGMAAPAIWRARREPGAQFLLAWLVPSWIVFEAVMTKLPHYVLPLYPAIAILIVGAMERRVLARGWLSRGSAWWFAIPVLAAVGALVGSVAVVRHPMFLAWPFAAGALVFGLFAWMMYDNNRAERSLLSGVVAAFFMSIAFYAVFLPSLKPVFPSVHLARALRTVVCVAPKAAAAGYHEPSLVFMAGTGAQLLDGAGAADFLAQGSCRFALVEYRSERQFAQRAEALGLRYNMFTRVEGYNYSQGKAVSIAIYRSEGTE; encoded by the coding sequence ATGGCTGAGACTGAATATACACCCCGATTTGGTGCCCCCCGTGAGCCGAAACCCCGTGTCGATCCGGGCAATACGCTCGCGCGCGTGCTGGATTTCGTCACGTTGAGCCACGGCCGGGCGGTCGCCTTCCTGGCCGTCGTCAGCTTTTTGTTCTTCCTGTCCGGCTTCTTTACGATCCCGCCGATCGACCGCGACGAAGCACGGTTCGCCCAGGCGACCAAGCAGATGGTCGAAAGCGGTGATTTCGTCGATATCCGGTTCCAGGACGAGGTTCGCTACAAGAAGCCCGTAGGCATCTACTGGATGCAAGCGGCCGTGGTGGAGGTCGCCGACCGTCTCGGCGTGCCCAATGCCGAAATCCGCATCTGGCTGTACCGCGTGCCGTCGCTGCTCGGCGCCATCGGCGCGGTGCTGCTGACATATTGGACCGCATTGGCTTTCGTGACGCGGCGCGGCGCGGTGCTGGCGGGCCTGATCATGTGCAGCTCGGTGCTGCTGAATGTCGAAGCGCGGATGGCGAAGACCGACGCCATGCTGCTCCTCACGGTGATGGCCGTGATGGGCGCCATGGCGCGGGTTTATCTGGCCTGGCAGCGCGGCGAGGAGAACAAGCAGGGCGGCTGGCTCGAACCCTTCGTGTTCTGGACGGGCATGGCGGTCAGTATCCTCATCAAGGGGCCGCTGATCCTGATGTTTGTCGGCTTCACCATCCTGGTGCTGGGCATCATGGATCGTTCGGTGGGTTGGCTCGGTCGGTTGAAACCGTTGGCAGGTATTCCGTGGACCCTGCTGCTGGTGCTGCCGTGGTTCGTGGCGATCTATCTGAAGGCCGGGCAGAGCTTCTTCCAGGATTCCATCGGCGGCGACATGCTGAGCAAGCTGCAGGCGCAGGAATCCCACGGCGCACCTCCGGGCACCTACTTCCTGCTGTTCTGGGTGACGTTCTGGCCCGGCGCGCCGCTCGCCGGCATGGCCGCGCCGGCAATCTGGCGTGCACGCCGTGAGCCCGGCGCCCAGTTCCTGCTGGCCTGGCTGGTGCCGTCCTGGATCGTATTCGAAGCCGTGATGACCAAGCTGCCGCATTACGTGCTGCCGCTCTATCCGGCCATTGCCATTCTCATTGTCGGCGCCATGGAACGCCGGGTGCTGGCGCGTGGCTGGCTGTCGCGCGGCTCGGCGTGGTGGTTTGCCATTCCCGTGCTGGCAGCCGTGGGCGCGTTGGTGGGCTCCGTCGCCGTCGTCCGTCACCCGATGTTCCTGGCCTGGCCGTTCGCGGCCGGCGCGCTGGTCTTCGGCCTGTTCGCCTGGATGATGTATGACAACAACCGCGCCGAACGCTCGCTGTTGTCGGGCGTGGTGGCGGCCTTCTTCATGAGCATCGCGTTCTACGCGGTGTTCCTGCCGTCGCTGAAGCCGGTGTTCCCGAGCGTTCACCTCGCGCGGGCATTGCGCACCGTTGTCTGCGTGGCGCCGAAGGCGGCTGCAGCCGGCTATCATGAACCCAGCCTCGTCTTCATGGCCGGCACCGGAGCGCAGCTTCTGGATGGTGCGGGGGCCGCGGATTTCCTGGCGCAGGGCAGCTGCCGGTTCGCTCTGGTGGAGTATCGTTCCGAGCGCCAGTTCGCGCAGCGTGCGGAAGCGCTGGGCCTGCGCTACAACATGTTTACCCGCGTCGAAGGTTACAACTACTCGCAGGGTAAAGCCGTCTCCATCGCCATCTATCGTTCCGAAGGAACCGAGTGA
- a CDS encoding phosphatase PAP2 family protein, which yields MTGPSQTAPGYFAQLGRILWHAVTQVLRPPAHSRRAEAARHWAKRSLAFGALTAVVIIALMYLLDVYEIGLMPPRGTASLWPLRIVTDFGKSEYVLWVLFALLIFIMLVAPRLRGVSRAIWLSVGTRVQYIFLTVGVAVILGELLKGTIGRGRPFVGGAANAFHYSHFSWSEIYASFPSGHATTSFALAFAVGALWPRLRMLMIAYAVIICCSRLVLLAHHPSDVVAGGLLGWIVAMAMRYWFAARHLAFTIRPGGETVPLPGPSWGHVKRVAREAIAP from the coding sequence ATGACCGGGCCGTCGCAGACTGCGCCGGGCTACTTCGCACAACTCGGCAGGATCCTGTGGCATGCGGTGACGCAGGTGCTACGGCCACCCGCGCATTCGCGCCGCGCCGAAGCTGCGCGCCATTGGGCGAAGCGCTCGCTCGCATTCGGCGCGCTGACGGCAGTGGTCATCATTGCATTGATGTATCTGCTCGATGTCTATGAGATCGGTCTGATGCCGCCGCGGGGCACGGCCAGTTTGTGGCCATTGCGGATCGTGACGGATTTCGGGAAGTCCGAATATGTGCTGTGGGTGCTGTTCGCACTGTTGATCTTCATCATGCTGGTCGCGCCGCGGCTGCGTGGCGTGTCACGGGCGATCTGGCTGAGTGTCGGCACGCGCGTTCAATACATCTTCCTTACGGTGGGCGTGGCCGTCATCCTGGGTGAATTGCTCAAGGGCACCATTGGCCGCGGGCGGCCGTTCGTCGGTGGCGCCGCCAATGCGTTTCACTACTCGCATTTCTCATGGAGCGAGATCTATGCGAGCTTCCCGTCGGGCCATGCGACCACCAGCTTTGCGCTCGCCTTTGCAGTCGGAGCGCTATGGCCGCGGTTGCGCATGCTGATGATCGCCTATGCGGTCATCATCTGCTGCAGCCGGCTGGTCCTACTAGCCCACCATCCGAGCGATGTAGTGGCCGGCGGTCTGCTCGGCTGGATCGTCGCCATGGCCATGCGTTACTGGTTCGCGGCCCGCCACCTCGCTTTCACCATCCGACCGGGCGGAGAAACTGTCCCGTTGCCGGGGCCGTCCTGGGGACACGTCAAGAGGGTTGCCCGCGAGGCGATCGCCCCATAA
- a CDS encoding glycosyltransferase family 2 protein, with the protein MSAADTSPIDVSIVVPVRNEEGNVAPLIAEIAAALDGRWAYEIIYVNDGSTDRTPGLLAELMQARGNLRRIDHAASSGQSAAVRTGVRHARGGIVATLDGDGQNNPAFLPNLISAIADGGGRVGLAAAQRVGRKDTGFKKFQSRIANKVRNAVLKDGTRDTGCGLKAFRRDVFLSLPYFDGLHRFLPALVRREGFEIAYVDVIDRPRHSGVSNYGFFDRLWVGLMDLAGVWWLIRRKRTTPVATEFK; encoded by the coding sequence TTGTCCGCTGCTGACACTTCTCCCATCGACGTCTCCATTGTCGTGCCCGTGCGCAACGAGGAGGGCAATGTCGCGCCGTTGATCGCCGAGATCGCAGCCGCGCTGGATGGCCGCTGGGCTTACGAGATCATCTACGTCAATGACGGCTCCACGGACCGCACGCCTGGTTTACTCGCCGAATTGATGCAGGCGCGCGGCAATCTGCGGCGGATCGATCATGCGGCGTCATCGGGCCAGTCGGCGGCGGTACGCACCGGCGTGCGCCATGCGCGCGGCGGCATCGTCGCGACGCTCGACGGCGACGGCCAGAACAATCCGGCATTCCTGCCGAACCTGATTTCGGCGATCGCCGATGGCGGCGGGCGCGTCGGTCTCGCTGCGGCTCAGCGGGTCGGCCGCAAGGATACCGGCTTCAAGAAATTCCAGTCGCGCATCGCCAACAAGGTGCGCAACGCCGTGCTCAAGGATGGCACCCGTGACACCGGCTGCGGGCTGAAGGCGTTCCGCCGTGACGTGTTCTTGTCGCTGCCTTATTTCGATGGTCTGCATCGCTTCCTGCCGGCGCTGGTGCGCCGCGAGGGATTTGAGATCGCCTATGTGGATGTCATCGACCGCCCGCGTCATTCCGGCGTGTCGAATTACGGATTCTTCGACCGGCTGTGGGTCGGCCTGATGGATCTGGCCGGCGTGTGGTGGCTGATCCGCCGCAAGCGCACGACGCCTGTCGCAACCGAGTTCAAGTAA
- a CDS encoding lipid-A-disaccharide synthase N-terminal domain-containing protein yields the protein MLISYGQVLGDYLYDVFVAKFDFWLAFGLVAQLLFTARFVVQWISSERAGQSVVPMAFWFFSIAGGLMTLVYGIAKREPVIIIGQAAATVIYVRNIMLIIKNRGRASKTLSN from the coding sequence ATGCTGATCAGCTACGGCCAGGTTCTAGGCGACTATCTCTACGATGTGTTCGTTGCCAAATTCGATTTCTGGCTGGCATTCGGCCTGGTGGCGCAACTGCTATTCACCGCGCGCTTTGTGGTGCAGTGGATTTCAAGCGAGCGCGCCGGGCAGAGCGTGGTGCCGATGGCGTTCTGGTTCTTCTCGATCGCCGGCGGGCTGATGACACTGGTCTATGGCATCGCCAAGCGCGAACCGGTGATCATCATCGGCCAGGCCGCGGCCACGGTGATCTATGTCCGCAACATCATGCTGATCATCAAGAACCGCGGCCGCGCCTCGAAGACGCTGTCGAACTAA
- a CDS encoding helix-turn-helix domain-containing protein — translation MQDPQLHAPPLPRLYYVTSGLDDLDAFATWSAVLSPLFEPRSCGPNKKIPTGSASGVIIGDIIIAKVIFTAQDFVRDEQRIAVTPDHLLLHLYVNGGFNGTINRQTTTIGPGKVALIDLAHPVNTRAFASTTVSLIVPRKLLDGVPFDTLKPRLDTLRNDLLAAHIRSLLERSAQLTEADVTATIDDTVGFLKRLLAPMPDDFLVRQKDADENILALTEATIRDHLALPELSPDWLALKLDISRATLYRLFADHGGIMRYVQERRLLAVQAALSDPLETRRLSRLASDLGFSSEAHFSRSFRARFGSTASAYRKSQLEASATIQLTSPEIVQHWWMTVAQ, via the coding sequence TTGCAAGACCCGCAGCTCCATGCGCCGCCGCTTCCCCGTCTATACTACGTGACCAGCGGGCTCGATGACCTCGATGCATTTGCAACCTGGAGTGCAGTGCTCTCCCCTCTGTTCGAGCCGAGGTCGTGTGGTCCCAACAAGAAGATCCCGACCGGGTCGGCGTCGGGTGTCATTATCGGCGACATCATCATCGCCAAGGTGATCTTCACCGCCCAGGATTTCGTTCGCGACGAACAACGCATCGCTGTCACGCCGGACCACCTGCTACTGCACCTCTATGTCAATGGCGGATTCAATGGGACGATCAATCGGCAAACGACGACGATCGGCCCCGGCAAGGTCGCGCTGATCGATCTCGCGCACCCCGTGAACACACGCGCCTTTGCATCGACCACCGTCTCGCTGATCGTGCCGCGCAAGTTGCTGGATGGCGTGCCGTTCGACACACTCAAGCCGCGCCTCGATACACTCAGGAACGACCTTCTGGCCGCACATATCCGCTCGCTGCTGGAACGGAGCGCGCAATTGACCGAGGCCGATGTCACGGCCACGATCGACGATACTGTTGGATTTTTGAAACGCCTGCTCGCGCCGATGCCGGACGATTTTCTCGTGCGGCAAAAGGATGCCGACGAAAACATCCTGGCGCTGACCGAAGCGACGATCCGGGATCATCTCGCATTGCCCGAACTGTCGCCGGACTGGCTGGCGCTGAAACTCGACATATCGCGCGCCACGCTCTATCGCCTGTTCGCGGATCATGGCGGCATCATGCGCTATGTCCAGGAGCGTCGTTTGCTCGCCGTGCAGGCCGCCCTCAGCGATCCCCTGGAGACCCGCCGGCTGTCGCGGCTCGCATCAGACCTGGGCTTCAGCAGCGAGGCGCATTTCAGCCGCAGCTTTCGCGCAAGGTTTGGGTCTACTGCGAGCGCCTATCGCAAAAGCCAGCTCGAAGCATCTGCAACCATCCAGCTCACGAGCCCCGAGATCGTTCAGCACTGGTGGATGACCGTGGCTCAATGA